The Pseudofrankia inefficax genome window below encodes:
- a CDS encoding TetR/AcrR family transcriptional regulator, with protein sequence MSDRLVWFDEPVPPPTAEPLSRARIVIAATELADRQASGEITMRTLASQLGVRSPMTLYRYVTSKDGLADLMVDHIYGQFSVTRDQGWRPALRELGISGWTAVQLHPWFARLAFSRPPLGPNALALYDAALAELDPLGLPAATRMGCINTVLGHVLGSGLALLEEQTMRARIGLATDEDLAMAAAPYLERITAAGNHPYFSRWATDPDRHSPPPQTFAAVLDWLLDGLATLTG encoded by the coding sequence ATGAGCGATCGACTGGTGTGGTTCGACGAACCCGTACCCCCGCCCACCGCCGAACCGCTCAGCCGCGCACGCATCGTGATCGCCGCGACCGAGCTGGCGGACCGACAGGCCAGTGGTGAGATCACCATGCGCACGCTCGCCAGCCAGCTGGGTGTCCGCAGTCCGATGACCCTCTACCGCTACGTCACCAGCAAGGACGGCCTCGCCGACCTGATGGTTGACCACATCTACGGCCAGTTCAGCGTCACCCGAGACCAGGGCTGGCGACCCGCCCTGCGCGAGCTCGGCATCTCCGGCTGGACCGCGGTCCAGCTCCACCCGTGGTTCGCCCGGCTCGCCTTCAGTCGCCCCCCGCTCGGCCCCAACGCACTCGCCCTGTACGACGCCGCGCTCGCCGAGCTCGACCCGCTCGGCCTACCGGCGGCGACGCGCATGGGCTGCATCAACACCGTGCTCGGCCACGTTCTCGGATCGGGCCTCGCCCTCCTCGAAGAACAGACGATGCGGGCCCGCATCGGCCTGGCCACCGACGAGGACCTCGCCATGGCCGCGGCGCCCTATCTCGAACGCATCACCGCCGCGGGCAACCATCCGTATTTCAGCCGCTGGGCCACCGACCCGGACCGGCACAGCCCACCACCGCAGACCTTCGCGGCGGTTCTCGACTGGCTGCTGGACGGACTCGCCACCCTCACCGGATGA
- a CDS encoding alpha/beta fold hydrolase, which yields MSAGVRMMMNRWRLPVLISGVIVASLALCSCGGGGTPDRPAARAAAGAAPAVAGTGPAVEARSTTVTSFDGTKIVTHFFPATGLRAGGRAPTVLDGPGWGQPGETDPKAATGSIAPLVAAGYNVVTWDPRGFGGSGGTAHTDYTPFEGRDLTAVVTWLARQPEAQLDATGDPRVGMVGGSYGGGIQFIAAASDRRIDAIVPAIAWHSLTESLYPDTVNKAGWDGLLCQIGQSGKNRLDPHVLDSCQASRTNTPLSSDTLAWFADHGPDLLLAKIHVPTLILQGTVDTLFPLAQGIENYQALHGKVPVKMAWFCGGHGECLTNPGPADHTEQLTLSWLDRYLRQRTGTATGPGFEYVDDTGTWYGLASYPPASSGSLTATGQGTLTLDPSVTTGSATAAGPAAAGTAVESAVSPPAAAGEILGAPKLTVTYQGTATPADTVAYAQLVDTDRHLVVGNQATPVKLRLDGQKHSVTVSMAAVAWHVAPGSHLVLQVVAGSALFAPQTSHGTASLSVSLAAPLAKTGTPIPAS from the coding sequence ATGTCGGCAGGGGTGCGGATGATGATGAACCGCTGGCGGCTTCCGGTGTTGATCTCCGGGGTGATCGTCGCGTCGCTGGCCCTGTGCTCCTGCGGTGGCGGCGGCACGCCGGACCGGCCGGCGGCGCGGGCCGCGGCCGGTGCCGCGCCGGCCGTCGCGGGCACGGGCCCGGCGGTCGAGGCCAGGTCCACGACGGTGACGTCCTTCGACGGCACCAAGATCGTGACCCATTTCTTCCCGGCCACCGGGCTGCGGGCCGGCGGGCGCGCACCCACCGTGCTGGACGGCCCCGGCTGGGGACAGCCCGGCGAGACCGACCCGAAGGCCGCCACCGGCAGCATCGCGCCGCTGGTGGCCGCCGGCTACAACGTCGTGACCTGGGACCCACGTGGTTTCGGCGGGTCCGGCGGTACCGCGCACACCGACTACACGCCGTTCGAGGGCCGCGACCTGACCGCGGTGGTCACCTGGCTCGCCCGGCAGCCGGAGGCACAGCTCGACGCGACCGGTGATCCCCGCGTCGGCATGGTCGGCGGAAGCTACGGCGGAGGCATCCAGTTCATCGCCGCGGCGTCGGACCGGCGCATCGACGCCATCGTCCCGGCGATCGCCTGGCATTCCCTGACCGAGAGCCTCTACCCGGACACCGTCAACAAGGCCGGCTGGGACGGCCTGCTCTGCCAGATCGGCCAGAGCGGCAAGAACCGCCTTGACCCGCACGTGCTCGACTCCTGCCAGGCGAGCCGCACCAACACCCCGCTGTCGTCGGACACGCTGGCCTGGTTCGCCGACCACGGCCCCGACCTGCTGCTGGCGAAGATCCACGTGCCGACGCTGATCCTCCAGGGCACCGTCGACACGCTCTTCCCGCTGGCGCAGGGCATCGAGAACTACCAGGCGCTGCACGGCAAGGTGCCGGTGAAGATGGCCTGGTTCTGCGGTGGGCACGGGGAGTGCCTGACCAACCCTGGCCCGGCCGACCACACCGAGCAGCTCACCCTCAGCTGGCTGGACCGGTACCTCAGACAGCGGACCGGCACCGCTACCGGCCCGGGGTTCGAGTACGTCGACGACACCGGTACCTGGTACGGCCTCGCCAGCTACCCGCCCGCGAGCTCCGGGTCCCTCACCGCGACCGGGCAGGGCACCCTCACGCTTGACCCGAGCGTCACGACCGGCTCCGCGACCGCCGCGGGTCCGGCCGCCGCCGGCACGGCCGTGGAGTCGGCGGTCTCACCGCCAGCGGCCGCGGGCGAGATCCTCGGCGCGCCGAAGCTGACCGTCACCTACCAGGGCACGGCGACCCCGGCCGACACCGTCGCGTATGCCCAGCTCGTCGACACCGATCGGCACCTCGTGGTCGGCAACCAGGCGACCCCCGTCAAGCTGCGCCTGGACGGGCAGAAGCACAGCGTGACCGTCTCGATGGCCGCGGTCGCCTGGCACGTGGCACCGGGCAGCCATCTGGTCCTGCAGGTGGTGGCCGGCTCAGCCCTGTTCGCGCCACAGACCTCGCATGGCACCGCCTCGCTGTCGGTCTCGCTGGCCGCCCCGCTGGCAAAGACCGGCACGCCAATCCCGGCGTCCTGA
- a CDS encoding class I SAM-dependent methyltransferase: MALIAYDDAAATAFRASRHVPAEGLAGWKDAVGRHLAPRRGMRVLDVGAGTGAWSAAFTDWAGLDMVALEPAAAMRARTLAPRMVGGEAAALPFGTGSFEGAWLSTVIHHVADLPAAAAELRRVLRAGAPVLIRSVFRERPEGVTLFRYFPEAVRALDQYPSVAELRAVFASAGFRFRTLEAVPQVTAGSVRTALSQLRRDAHTPLRLITDAEYDAGVRRMRAAAEQDGGQVTDTLDLLVFS; encoded by the coding sequence ATGGCGCTCATTGCGTATGACGACGCCGCCGCGACGGCCTTTCGAGCCTCCAGGCACGTGCCAGCCGAAGGCCTGGCCGGGTGGAAGGACGCCGTCGGACGGCACCTGGCGCCTCGGCGTGGGATGCGCGTGCTGGACGTGGGAGCGGGCACCGGCGCCTGGTCCGCGGCATTCACGGACTGGGCCGGCCTGGACATGGTTGCCCTCGAACCGGCGGCGGCGATGCGGGCTCGTACGCTCGCCCCACGGATGGTCGGCGGCGAGGCGGCGGCGCTCCCGTTTGGCACGGGCAGTTTCGAGGGCGCCTGGCTGTCGACGGTCATTCATCACGTCGCGGACCTACCGGCCGCCGCCGCCGAGCTGCGCCGCGTCCTGCGTGCCGGGGCGCCGGTGCTCATCCGGTCGGTCTTCCGGGAACGGCCCGAGGGCGTCACGCTCTTTCGGTACTTCCCCGAGGCCGTAAGGGCGCTCGACCAGTACCCATCCGTCGCCGAGCTGCGGGCCGTCTTCGCGTCGGCCGGCTTCCGTTTCCGGACGCTCGAAGCCGTGCCGCAGGTGACCGCCGGCTCGGTGCGGACTGCCCTCAGCCAGTTGCGCCGCGATGCCCACACCCCACTGAGGCTCATCACGGATGCCGAGTACGACGCAGGTGTGCGCCGGATGCGGGCGGCGGCGGAGCAGGATGGCGGCCAGGTGACCGACACTCTCGACCTGCTCGTCTTCTCCTGA
- a CDS encoding AraC family transcriptional regulator, with protein sequence MSISRHDRAEPAVRGYAVTHPPGVAALPIQAGWDQLLYTASGAMTISTPAGSWFIPPHRALWIPDGAQATVRNRSPAAVRNLYFATPLGVAPPRAQAVAVPERFGRELLLHAVRRCPLDLGDPVHAALLTVLVDQLRGLPEASVWLPWPSDPRASDLATALVADPAAGLTSLAHRVGASRRTLERAFGAETGLSLGAWRRRARILSSLDTLAAGASVTQAAIEAGYATPSAYVAAFKQELGQTPRHFLNG encoded by the coding sequence ATGTCGATTTCCCGCCATGACCGGGCCGAACCGGCCGTGCGCGGCTACGCGGTCACCCATCCCCCCGGCGTGGCGGCGCTGCCGATCCAGGCCGGCTGGGACCAGCTCCTTTACACCGCCTCCGGCGCCATGACGATCTCCACGCCGGCCGGCTCCTGGTTCATCCCGCCGCACCGGGCCCTGTGGATCCCGGACGGCGCTCAGGCCACGGTGCGCAACCGCTCACCCGCCGCGGTCCGCAACCTGTACTTCGCCACTCCCCTCGGCGTCGCCCCGCCCAGGGCTCAGGCGGTCGCCGTGCCCGAACGGTTCGGCCGAGAGCTGCTGCTGCATGCGGTCCGACGCTGTCCCCTCGACCTCGGCGACCCGGTTCACGCCGCGCTTCTGACCGTGCTCGTCGATCAGCTGCGCGGGCTGCCGGAGGCCTCCGTCTGGCTCCCCTGGCCCTCCGATCCCCGTGCGTCCGACCTGGCCACGGCCCTGGTCGCCGACCCCGCGGCCGGGCTGACGTCCCTCGCCCACCGGGTCGGGGCCAGCCGCCGCACCCTGGAACGCGCGTTCGGCGCCGAGACCGGCCTGAGCCTCGGTGCCTGGCGCCGCAGAGCCCGCATCCTGAGCTCGCTCGACACCCTCGCGGCCGGCGCCTCCGTCACCCAGGCCGCCATCGAGGCCGGCTACGCCACGCCGTCCGCCTACGTCGCCGCCTTCAAACAGGAGCTCGGCCAGACCCCGCGTCATTTCCTCAACGGATAG
- a CDS encoding VOC family protein, with protein MPTNLSHFAINADDVPASRAFYETVFGWRFTAWGPPGFYQIQTGPDDEPGVQGALQQRRTLLPGQVTTGLECTFAVEDVDAVARAVRAAGGTILMDRFTISGVGHLIFFGDPAGNAVGAMQYDPEAE; from the coding sequence GTGCCGACGAACCTTTCCCACTTCGCGATCAACGCCGACGACGTGCCGGCCAGCCGCGCCTTCTACGAGACGGTGTTCGGCTGGCGGTTCACCGCCTGGGGGCCGCCGGGTTTCTACCAGATTCAGACCGGGCCGGACGACGAGCCCGGGGTCCAGGGAGCACTCCAGCAACGACGGACGCTGCTGCCGGGGCAGGTCACGACGGGCCTTGAATGCACCTTCGCCGTCGAGGACGTCGATGCGGTCGCGCGCGCGGTTCGCGCCGCGGGCGGAACGATCCTGATGGACCGGTTCACCATCAGCGGGGTCGGGCACCTGATCTTCTTTGGCGATCCGGCGGGCAATGCGGTCGGCGCCATGCAGTACGACCCGGAGGCCGAATAA
- a CDS encoding class I SAM-dependent methyltransferase: MNAEHLALCSSAEWAETVRRWIIPWVLDGVDLGDDVLEVGPGPGLTTDVLRTLTGRLTAVEVDRDLADALAGRLAGSNVEVVSADATATGLPAGRFSAAVCLTMLHHVPTAERQDALFAEVRRVLRPGGLFVGEDSLDSPDFRTLHHDDVCVPIAPAELAGRLAAVGFADVEVEVNEFAVRFRARRSAGGEPRQD; this comes from the coding sequence ATGAATGCGGAACATCTGGCGCTCTGTTCCAGTGCGGAGTGGGCGGAAACCGTACGACGCTGGATCATTCCCTGGGTGCTGGACGGGGTCGACCTCGGTGACGACGTGCTGGAGGTCGGTCCTGGACCCGGGCTGACCACCGACGTGCTGCGCACCCTGACCGGGCGGCTGACCGCGGTGGAGGTGGACCGGGACCTCGCGGACGCGCTCGCGGGCAGACTGGCGGGAAGCAACGTCGAGGTCGTGTCCGCCGACGCGACCGCCACCGGGCTTCCCGCCGGCCGGTTCAGCGCGGCGGTGTGCCTCACGATGCTGCACCACGTTCCGACCGCCGAGCGGCAGGACGCCCTGTTCGCCGAGGTCCGGCGCGTCCTTCGTCCCGGTGGGCTGTTCGTCGGCGAGGACAGCCTCGACAGCCCGGACTTCCGGACCCTCCATCATGACGATGTCTGCGTCCCGATCGCGCCGGCGGAGCTAGCCGGGCGGCTGGCGGCGGTTGGGTTCGCCGACGTCGAGGTGGAGGTCAACGAGTTCGCCGTCCGCTTCCGTGCGCGACGATCGGCCGGCGGAGAACCGCGGCAGGACTGA
- a CDS encoding SMP-30/gluconolactonase/LRE family protein, with product MKVLASGLRFPEGPIALADGSVLVVEIEGGALTRVAADGTVTPLHCGGGPNGAAAGPDGAIYVCNDGGLAFTTKDGIRFPVDHADGNEGGYVQRVDLATGDVEVLFTHVDGNRIGNLNDIVFDATGSCYLVDTTHGALYYADPIDGTIEVAEKDLSYPNGMGLSPDGTRLYVSETYSGRVLAWNVTGPGALAGKTELYSTGGEHHWDGLAIDGAGNVCVANLGKSGITVLSPRGEVLREFVTPEYDPFVTNICFGGPAGDTAFLCSAGRGILYTFPWPWPGLPLHFAC from the coding sequence ATGAAGGTCTTAGCAAGCGGGCTGCGCTTCCCCGAGGGGCCGATCGCCCTCGCAGACGGCTCGGTCCTCGTCGTCGAGATCGAGGGCGGCGCGTTAACCCGCGTCGCGGCGGACGGCACGGTCACGCCGCTGCACTGCGGCGGCGGTCCCAACGGCGCGGCCGCCGGCCCCGACGGAGCGATCTACGTCTGCAACGACGGCGGCCTGGCCTTTACGACCAAGGACGGGATCCGGTTTCCCGTCGACCATGCCGACGGCAACGAGGGCGGTTACGTCCAACGGGTCGACCTGGCGACCGGCGACGTGGAGGTTCTGTTCACCCACGTCGACGGAAACCGTATCGGAAATCTCAACGACATCGTTTTCGACGCGACCGGTTCCTGCTATCTCGTCGACACCACCCACGGCGCCTTGTACTACGCGGACCCCATTGACGGCACGATCGAAGTCGCCGAGAAAGACCTTTCCTACCCCAATGGCATGGGCCTGTCCCCCGACGGCACGAGGCTCTATGTCTCGGAGACCTATTCGGGCCGCGTTCTCGCCTGGAACGTGACGGGGCCGGGCGCCCTCGCCGGGAAGACCGAGCTGTACTCCACCGGCGGCGAGCACCACTGGGACGGCCTCGCGATCGACGGCGCCGGCAACGTGTGCGTCGCGAACCTCGGGAAGTCGGGCATCACGGTCCTCAGCCCGCGGGGCGAGGTCCTACGGGAGTTCGTGACCCCGGAGTACGACCCGTTCGTGACGAACATCTGCTTCGGCGGACCCGCCGGCGACACGGCGTTCCTCTGCTCGGCGGGCCGTGGCATTCTCTACACCTTCCCATGGCCCTGGCCGGGCCTGCCGCTGCACTTCGCCTGCTGA
- a CDS encoding MFS transporter codes for MTTSMTAIPLGHARRTETAAITTPRAGQLAANDTRRLALLGSIVVSFLAASAAPTPLYQHYNAVWHGTALTTTTAFAIYAGAVLVGLLTLGEVSNHVGRRPVLLGSLGAQAVAVGLFATAGSFTPLFVGRVIQGIAAGAALGTLGAGMIDAHRTRGTILSAATPGVGTGLGALLAGLLVSYLPWPTHLVYLALIVVFAAQAYGVARLPETGTRSAGLLAAFRPRISVPAPARTTFLAVSPVLFAVWALPGFYGSLGPALTRQLAHSQSAALGGLPLFILAGVASVSILVLRDRGAAQMMAIGVAALVAGVVATAAAISTGSVAGYLVATAVAGIGFGSGLQGGIRTVVPLASPDQRPGLLSAVYLVSYTGMGLPAVIAGLLVSRGLDLRHVAIGYALALLLLALAAGVSLALPRLRRR; via the coding sequence GTGACCACCTCGATGACCGCCATCCCCCTCGGCCACGCACGCCGGACCGAGACGGCCGCGATCACCACCCCGCGCGCCGGCCAGCTCGCGGCGAACGACACCCGGCGCCTGGCCCTGCTGGGCTCGATCGTCGTGTCGTTCCTCGCCGCCTCGGCGGCGCCGACGCCGCTCTACCAGCACTACAACGCCGTCTGGCACGGCACCGCGCTGACGACGACGACCGCCTTCGCGATCTACGCCGGGGCCGTGCTCGTCGGCCTGCTCACGCTGGGCGAGGTCTCCAACCACGTCGGCCGCCGGCCCGTCCTGCTCGGCTCGCTCGGCGCGCAGGCGGTGGCCGTCGGGCTGTTCGCCACCGCGGGCTCCTTCACGCCGCTGTTCGTCGGACGGGTGATCCAGGGCATCGCCGCCGGCGCCGCGCTCGGCACGCTCGGGGCGGGCATGATCGACGCGCACCGCACGCGGGGCACGATCCTCAGCGCGGCCACGCCAGGCGTCGGGACCGGTCTTGGCGCGCTGCTCGCCGGCCTGCTCGTGAGCTATCTGCCCTGGCCGACCCATCTCGTGTATCTCGCGCTGATCGTGGTCTTCGCCGCGCAGGCCTACGGAGTGGCGCGCCTGCCCGAGACCGGGACCCGCTCTGCCGGCCTGCTCGCCGCGTTCCGGCCGCGGATCTCGGTCCCGGCGCCGGCGCGGACGACCTTCCTGGCCGTCTCCCCCGTGTTGTTCGCCGTGTGGGCGTTGCCCGGCTTCTACGGCTCTCTGGGCCCGGCCCTGACCCGTCAGCTCGCGCACAGCCAGTCGGCGGCGCTCGGCGGACTTCCCCTGTTCATCCTCGCCGGTGTCGCGTCGGTGTCGATCCTGGTGCTGCGTGACCGCGGCGCCGCGCAGATGATGGCGATCGGCGTCGCGGCCCTGGTCGCCGGGGTGGTCGCGACGGCCGCCGCGATCAGCACCGGCTCGGTCGCGGGCTACCTGGTGGCGACGGCCGTCGCGGGCATCGGCTTCGGCAGCGGCCTGCAGGGCGGCATCCGGACCGTGGTGCCGCTCGCGTCGCCGGACCAGCGCCCGGGCCTGCTCTCGGCGGTGTACCTGGTGTCCTACACCGGCATGGGCCTGCCAGCCGTCATCGCGGGGCTGCTGGTCAGCCGGGGTCTCGACCTGCGCCACGTCGCGATCGGCTACGCGCTCGCGCTGCTCCTGCTCGCCCTGGCCGCGGGCGTCAGCCTCGCGCTGCCCCGGCTGCGCCGCCGCTGA
- a CDS encoding TetR/AcrR family transcriptional regulator, with protein sequence MPAVVKDDRRGARERLLEAASRLFYAEGVHTVGIDRIIDEAGVAKASLYKTFGSKDALIQAYLQGRHDGVTRRISAAVARVDDPREKVLTVFEAQGTMFAEPGYRGCAFVAATAEASPTGTIDDAATAFRAWMRALFVGLATAAGAPDPATLGRRLHLLYDGASLSARMDRDPTVAADARAAAETLLDAALAGLTGPRVGSVLS encoded by the coding sequence ATGCCAGCGGTTGTGAAGGACGACAGGCGAGGGGCGCGAGAGCGCCTGCTCGAGGCCGCGAGCCGGCTGTTCTACGCCGAAGGCGTGCACACCGTCGGCATCGACCGGATCATCGACGAGGCCGGCGTCGCGAAGGCCTCGCTCTACAAGACGTTCGGCAGCAAGGACGCCCTGATCCAGGCCTATCTCCAGGGCCGCCACGACGGCGTGACCCGTCGCATCAGTGCGGCCGTCGCCCGGGTCGACGATCCTCGGGAGAAGGTTCTCACCGTGTTCGAGGCCCAGGGCACGATGTTCGCCGAACCCGGCTACCGGGGCTGTGCCTTCGTCGCCGCCACCGCCGAGGCTTCGCCCACCGGCACGATCGACGATGCCGCGACGGCCTTCCGGGCCTGGATGCGGGCGCTGTTCGTCGGCCTGGCCACCGCCGCCGGCGCCCCCGATCCCGCGACCCTGGGCCGCAGGCTGCACCTGCTCTACGACGGCGCGAGCCTGTCCGCCCGGATGGACCGTGACCCGACCGTCGCGGCCGACGCCCGCGCGGCCGCCGAGACGCTGCTCGACGCGGCGCTCGCCGGCCTAACAGGTCCACGGGTCGGATCCGTGCTCTCGTAG
- a CDS encoding YoaK family protein, with protein sequence MRQNLVDAWRTVVPARDDPSGPLPALLVVLTFVTGLVDAFSYLELRHVFVANMTGNVVFLAFSLGGSREFVWWASLLAFSAFVAGALAGGRIAHLHGTHRGRQLLLAVSVQTVLVVVAFVLDVVLARPYSDGAATAMISLLAVGMGIQNATVLMLDVPGLTTTVMTRTITGIMADSANGHGRRQIGRRALSVVCLFIGALSGAMLIEHGHGEWELLVAIGLLIVVVAAAVRVRTSTAAWTRKPPEAEATGGGPSPV encoded by the coding sequence ATGCGACAGAACCTGGTGGACGCGTGGCGCACGGTCGTGCCAGCGCGGGACGACCCGTCCGGTCCGCTGCCAGCGCTGCTGGTGGTCCTGACCTTCGTGACCGGGCTGGTCGACGCGTTCAGCTACCTGGAGTTGCGGCATGTCTTCGTGGCGAACATGACCGGCAACGTCGTCTTCCTCGCGTTCTCGCTCGGCGGATCACGCGAGTTCGTCTGGTGGGCCTCGCTGCTCGCGTTCAGCGCGTTCGTGGCGGGCGCCCTGGCGGGCGGCCGGATCGCGCACCTCCACGGCACGCACCGCGGCCGCCAGCTGCTCCTGGCGGTCAGCGTCCAGACGGTTCTCGTCGTGGTCGCGTTCGTCCTCGATGTCGTCCTGGCTCGCCCGTACTCGGACGGGGCGGCGACAGCGATGATCAGCCTGCTCGCCGTCGGCATGGGTATTCAGAACGCGACGGTTCTGATGTTGGATGTCCCAGGCCTGACGACAACCGTGATGACCCGGACGATCACCGGGATCATGGCGGACTCCGCCAACGGGCACGGGAGGCGCCAGATCGGCCGGCGGGCCCTCTCGGTCGTCTGCCTGTTCATCGGCGCGTTGTCCGGCGCGATGCTGATCGAGCACGGTCACGGCGAATGGGAGCTACTCGTCGCGATCGGCCTGCTGATCGTGGTCGTCGCCGCGGCGGTCCGGGTCCGCACCTCCACCGCCGCGTGGACGCGAAAGCCCCCTGAGGCGGAGGCGACAGGTGGCGGGCCCTCACCCGTCTGA
- a CDS encoding TMEM175 family protein — MRTSRLEAFSDGVLAIIITIMVLELKVPEGHTFADLRHTAGKALLSYVLSFVYVGIYWNNHHHMFQLVRQVSGGVLWANLGLLFWLSLLPFTTAWMDETDYARTPVVIYGVNLLAAALAYFVLQRVIIHGQGPESQLRQAVGRDLKGKLSPLFYSAGILSALFVSTHDRLGVVLAIGCYVLVALSWIVPDRRIDRAVRDFGSPD, encoded by the coding sequence GTGAGAACCAGCCGCCTGGAGGCCTTCAGCGATGGCGTGCTGGCCATCATCATCACGATCATGGTCCTGGAGCTGAAGGTCCCCGAGGGGCACACCTTCGCGGACCTTCGGCACACCGCGGGCAAGGCCCTGCTCAGCTATGTGCTCAGCTTCGTCTATGTAGGCATTTACTGGAACAATCATCATCATATGTTCCAGCTGGTCCGCCAGGTCAGCGGCGGGGTTCTCTGGGCGAACCTCGGGCTGCTGTTCTGGCTCTCGCTGCTCCCGTTCACCACGGCCTGGATGGACGAGACCGACTATGCCCGCACCCCGGTCGTCATCTACGGGGTGAACCTGCTGGCCGCGGCGCTCGCCTATTTCGTCCTGCAACGTGTGATCATCCACGGTCAGGGCCCCGAATCCCAGCTCAGACAGGCCGTCGGCCGGGACCTCAAGGGCAAGCTGTCGCCGCTGTTCTACTCGGCCGGCATCCTGTCCGCCCTTTTCGTCAGCACCCACGACAGGCTCGGCGTCGTGCTCGCCATCGGCTGCTATGTCCTCGTCGCCCTGAGCTGGATCGTCCCGGACCGCCGCATCGACCGCGCCGTCCGCGACTTCGGCTCCCCGGACTGA
- a CDS encoding helix-turn-helix transcriptional regulator, with protein sequence MPLELLPHLRRVRDHIDRHYREPLDLDELARVAAVSKYHLVRCFEATYDETPIRYLTRRRIERAQDLLRHANLTVTEICMMVGFASLGSFSARFTQLVGESPTAYRDRWATRGAPHVPGCYLFMRGSMDLRGTAGGGPAADGATDGPAP encoded by the coding sequence GTGCCCCTGGAATTGCTGCCGCACCTGCGGCGGGTGCGGGACCACATCGACCGGCACTACCGGGAACCGCTGGACCTCGACGAGCTGGCCAGGGTCGCGGCGGTGTCGAAGTACCACCTGGTCCGCTGCTTCGAGGCCACCTACGACGAGACCCCGATCCGCTACCTCACCCGCCGCCGGATCGAGCGCGCCCAGGATCTGCTGCGCCACGCCAACCTGACCGTCACCGAGATCTGCATGATGGTCGGCTTCGCCAGCCTCGGCTCGTTCTCCGCGCGCTTCACGCAGCTCGTCGGCGAGAGCCCGACCGCGTACCGGGACCGCTGGGCCACCCGCGGCGCCCCGCACGTGCCCGGCTGTTACCTGTTCATGCGGGGCTCCATGGACCTGCGCGGCACCGCCGGCGGCGGTCCGGCCGCCGACGGTGCCACCGACGGTCCCGCACCATGA
- a CDS encoding VOC family protein: MITNISLVTIYCLDQEKARDFYVNALGFEVRTDVTMGEGFRWLEVGHPSQPELTITLMVPGPPLDAEAADFYRRQLGKGQLGGLGLKVDDCRKTFEELSAKGVEFVQEPSDRPYGVEAVIRDVSGNWLVLVETKAFSPSDFG, encoded by the coding sequence ATGATCACGAACATCTCGCTGGTGACCATCTACTGCCTCGACCAGGAGAAGGCCCGCGACTTCTACGTCAACGCCCTCGGCTTCGAGGTCCGCACCGACGTGACCATGGGGGAGGGCTTCCGTTGGCTGGAGGTCGGCCATCCGAGCCAGCCGGAGCTGACGATCACCCTGATGGTCCCCGGGCCGCCCCTCGACGCGGAGGCCGCCGACTTCTACCGCCGCCAGCTCGGCAAGGGCCAGCTCGGCGGCCTCGGTCTCAAGGTCGACGACTGCCGGAAGACCTTCGAGGAACTGAGCGCCAAGGGCGTCGAGTTCGTCCAGGAGCCATCCGACCGTCCCTACGGGGTCGAGGCCGTCATCCGCGACGTCTCCGGCAACTGGCTGGTCCTGGTCGAGACCAAGGCGTTCAGCCCGTCCGACTTCGGCTGA